cacctaggtggaaggaagttcaggaggtggtcaggcgtgcaaaggcttcttcggccccaggacctaatggagtcccctaccgggtttataaaagtgcaccttatatccttaaatttttgtggaaacagctaagaatagtttgggagaaacaaattataccaagagcatggcgtagggcagggggtgtcctcattcctaaggagaaggagtctgtggaccttaGCCAGTTCCGGATGATTTCTCCCTTGAATGTGGagaggaagatttttttttgtgtagttgcgcagagattagctagctacttagaaaggaatagcttaatagatacCATGGTGCAAaaggcaggaataccaggtttttcagggtgtttagagcatgctagcatgatctggcaccagattcaggcagcgaagattaacaaaagggacctgcatgtaatatttttagatcaAGCAAATGAGTTTGGTTCAGTACCGCACAGCCTCATTTGGAGTGCGTTTGACTATTTCAgagtgccacaggtagttgtCAACTTAGTGCAAGCATACATTGAGGATATTAGGTTGTAAGTAtggcaggtttcacaacaggttggcagaggctgGAAATAGGCATCATGGtagggtgtacaatttctccattagcatttactgttgcgatggaagtaatcatcagggcttctaagtgggtggtaggtggggagagacgggttgcatcttccaccagttagggcttacatggatgacatgacactagtgaccacaacaatgccatgtacaaagaggctactagagaaggtaaataagaacctcaagtgggccagcatgaagatcaagctTAGTAAATCTAGAAGCATCTCGATatgtagagggaagttaagtgataggaagtttgtcatagatgatgaggacatcccaacaattagggaaaagtcagtaaagagcttaggtaggtggtacaatgtaGAGTTGAATGAtaaggaacaggtggtgaaatttagaaaagatgtggctgaaggattggatagaatagataaatcagaacttccaggaaagttgaagttgtggtgtttgcaatttgggctatatcctaggttaatgtggccattgtcaatttatgaaattccaatatccgttgtggagtgaattgaaaggtcggttagctcctatattaggaagtggttgggcgcTCCTAAgtgcctaagtagtgttgcattgtatggaaaagggatacttcagctgccagtatctagtttaacagaggaatttaaaagtaccaaggtcaggacagagctcttgttatctgggagtaaggacgtggtagttaggagtgtaGCTCCAAATCCAACTAAGGGGACgaagtggaacccaagatcggcagttcaggaggcagaggcagctcttaggcatgcagagattgtaggtaatgttcagtttggccggggaggcctggggcttggctcaggcaaaccagtatggaataaagcaggtctcaaagataaaagaaagctggtcgtggaacagatacgtagataggaggagatattaaggagtgcaaaggtagtggcccaggctaaacagggacagtggttgaattgggaaagtgtagagaagaggaagcttagttggagggacctgtagAGTATagaggagaatcgtattagaaTCCTagtaggggctacatacgatgtgcTACCaacccccagaacctaaaactgtgggtaaatgaggacccttcatgcccattgtgttcacgtaccgcaaccttaaagcatattttgtcaggctgtgaagttagcttgtcacaaggccgatatacatggcgacataaccaggtgttgaaatgtttagctgcaggcatcgaagggaaacgaagacaggagaattcagaaggtgttaaggataggagtttagcaattcagtttgtccgtgagggagagaaatacagaagggataagttagtaaggaggcaagggtgtggccacCTAGAAGGTGCTtatgattgggaaatgcaagtagatttagggggaaagcttgttgttccccaggaaatagtttgtaccaagcagaggcctgacatagtgttgtggtcagtgagtcaacggatagtttatttcattgagctgacagttccttgggaagactcagtggaagaagcctatgaaagaaaaaagcttagatatgcagactaaggagcagaagctgagcagtgaGGATGggaaactaggatttgtccagtggaagtgggtgtaggggattcatagcaagatcagctgtctcactcctgggggaacttggagtgcggggacagagtttgaggaagacagtgaaggaaatgtcagatgaagcagttAGATGTAGCCAATGGATCTGGAAGcgaagaaataatgtcagttgggggccagcagggggaactgcNNNNNNNNNNNNNNNNNNNNNNNNNNNNNNNNNNNNNNNNNNNNNNNNNNNNNNNNNNNNNNNNNNNNNNNNNNNNNNNNNNNNNNNNNNNNNNNNNNNNNNNNNNNNNNNNNNNNNNNNNNNNNNNNNNNNNNNNNNNNNNNNNNNNNNNNNNNNNNNNNNNtgtgctaggaaaggtagtatcagcaccgCTTCTACCTGGAGCTTCCATGTACGGAGCCCGGGTTTGGTTCAAGGTGgcggtgctgtttgggctgagaaagccatgtgtaagtaaggtaaaggaggttatggggttggtgcagggagcagtgagacctggcattaggggagtgtctctgggacgccagagatcactgtctagcctccgggaggtgtcgtgggaccaactaggcaaaacactggtgaaaggaggttcccacccgatgaccccaacgACATGtgagttatcactgctcactggtctgtatagttaagccttgccataaaagcttatcatagggcttaggaggttattcactgagtgctgatccttttctagGGCACagacttcttgtgtttatttgaattcagaACTAGCCCAGCTAGTGACTGCTGTGAATAGGGCAGCTGACAACAAGGGAAAGACCATGTGACCGCTTGgaaagacagctgacaggagggaAAAGACCCCAAAGGTGCTGGCATGGGCTAGCAACCCATGGTAGCAGTGGTGAGGCCTAGCAGCCTTACTACAACCAAAATTAGCTACAGCCAACATAGGGAAAATACCCCAAGAGTCAGCGAGagcactggtgaaaggaggttcccacccaaTGACTCCAacgacatgttagttatcactgctcactggtctgtatagttaatcCTTGCCaaaatagcttatcatagggcttaggaggtaattcactgagtgctgatcctttctctagagcacaaacttcttgtgtttatttgaatatgAACATTTCagctttgtatttattgtattttcatCTTTATGAATATTCCTGAAACCTCAGCAGCCGTGGGCTCCTCttaacagctgcctagcactctgtaaactaaaataactgatgcacacaaagcaggagaaggctataaAAAGATGACAAAGTGTTTTCGGGTAGCTGTTTCTTCAGttcgtaatgtaattaagaaatggcagttaacaggaactgtggaggtcaagttgaggtctggaaaaccaagaaaactttctgagagagctgctcttAGGATtgctagaaaggcaaatcaTAACCCCTGtgtgactgcaaaagacctacCGGAAGACTTAGCAGACTCTGAAGtagtggtgcactgttctactgtgcagcgacacctgcacaaatatgaccttcatggaagagtcatcagaagagaacctttcctgtgtcctcaccacaaaattcagtgtcACAAATGTTCAAAGGAGCACCCAAACAAGCTTGATACTATAGGGAAATAAGTCcggtggactgatgaagttaaaatagaacttcTTGGAATATGCAAAGGATGTTTCTCCTGTGCTTGAATGACAGAGAGGTGGCTTTGTCTGTGGCAAGCAGGGGAGGGTTCTCTAAGCCTTGGCTGAGCAACTTTTTACCTGTGTGGGCAACAGATTTTTCCTGGACATCCCTGATTCCAAGTTCTAGGTACCCAGCTATCAGCCCAAGCCTCGGCCCCAGAACAGCTTGCGACCTTTCAGTTGGCTAGCCTCCTATCTGCACCTGAACCCAAGCCAGATAGCTCCTTGACAGATCCTTTACCTGAAGACCTTGAACAATTCTCCTTATTGGGGGCTTGCTTGACCATCTCCCCAAGGTACCTTGGGATCGGAGGCCCTAGAAGCAAATGAGGTTTTTTAAGGCTTTAGTCCCCCAAGTGGCACTGCATCACAATTGATGCCAAGCCAGACCCTGAACCACACCCAGAGTTAGGGGTCCCAGCCGACGTTAAGTCAGGTCCAGCATGGGAAGGACATCAAGGTCCTAGCCAGTGTTTGTTCCTGTGCTGTGGGTCCTCGTTGACTTCTTGTAAGTTCTTGAGTCTGGGGGTCCTGGCCGGGGTCTCTGCTGTTACTGGTCCCCAGTTGGCAGTCTGGCCAACACTTGCTCCACATTTACAGTCGGCGGTGAAGCCGAAACCTGCACTATGTTTCCAGTCGGCATTCTGGCAAACACCATTTTCAGTTGTGCTGCTGTGATCCACTGAGCCCGAGCTGCAGCAAAACCAAGTTCATACTGAACTGCAGCCATCACTGGTTTCTGAAATGCAGCAGCCCCAAGTTCCAGAGATGCAGCAGTTCCAAGCTCCTGAGCTTCAGCAGTCCAAAGCTTCAGAGCTGCAGCAGTCATCTGGTCCTCCAAAGCAGCAGTCACCAGTGTTGGCGCTGCAGCAGTCCTGTTGCTGTCCTAGTGCCAGACTCTAGTCCCACTGTCCCGTTGCCTGCCTCTGTCTTCCATGTTGTCCTCCAAAGCATTCTTGCCTACGACTGCAACCTCCACAGCTATCCTGCCTACGTTGCTGGCTCCCTGCCCGTCCTCCAGAAGTGCTTTGCCTATCTGTCCTCCTGGTAATTCTCTAGATAGGATCTGCCCATTTGGTTGTTGTCCTACCCATCTTTGAGAGCTACTCCGGCATTCTGGTCATCCACCTGAGGTTTTTTACTCCGGCCCTTGCAGTTCCCATGCCTTTACATATGGAAATTTTAGCCATCCCACTTTTCTTCATCACACCCAGTCTCATCCAGTGCACACACAATAATTTATTTGGCTGCAAGTGTGCAAGAACATGCAAGCCTAATGCTTTCGTTCTGGAACTGTGACTAGATTTCTGGTCATCTGAGTGACAGCGTGTATCATAGGCATCGTCATTCCAACCTATTAATCTTTCAGAC
The window above is part of the Epinephelus moara isolate mb chromosome 5, YSFRI_EMoa_1.0, whole genome shotgun sequence genome. Proteins encoded here:
- the LOC126389635 gene encoding uncharacterized protein LOC126389635, whose translation is MDVRPPRWKEVQEVVRRAKASSAPGPNGVPYRVYKSAPYILKFLWKQLRIVWEKQIIPRAWRRAGGVLIPKEKESVDLSQFRMISPLNVERKIFFCVVAQRLASYLERNSLIDTMVQKAGIPGFSGCLEHASMIWHQIQAAKINKRDLHVIFLDQANEFGSVPHSLIWSAFDYFRVPQQPQVPEMQQFQAPELQQSKASELQQSSGPPKQQSPVILAYDCNLHSYPAYVAGSLPVLQKCFAYLSSW